The following are from one region of the Natronosporangium hydrolyticum genome:
- a CDS encoding DUF624 domain-containing protein produces the protein MIVDHLALSLLWLVSCLGIITAPAGTLALSQVAAQRAAGADPGTGGAFLAAFRRHFVGSLALGIGWAALGCLLVLDVFIAVQIGPPTGDILLVALLALLLGYALITAALPAAAITFDTTPLRLVRLTTLTVLLAPGRAILGLGTLAAAIGVVWLIPLSLVIVPSVTAALLHRLYRGALNRFPAGTRRPETAPTRATALATPATAVRP, from the coding sequence TTGATCGTCGACCATCTCGCACTGAGTCTGCTGTGGCTGGTCAGCTGCCTCGGCATCATTACCGCACCCGCCGGCACCCTGGCGCTCAGCCAGGTGGCGGCGCAACGCGCGGCCGGCGCCGACCCGGGCACCGGCGGCGCCTTCCTCGCCGCGTTCCGCCGACACTTCGTCGGCAGCCTGGCCCTCGGCATCGGCTGGGCGGCGCTCGGCTGCCTACTGGTGCTCGACGTGTTCATCGCCGTCCAGATCGGCCCACCGACCGGCGACATCCTGCTCGTGGCGCTGCTCGCGCTGCTGCTCGGCTATGCCCTGATCACTGCCGCCCTGCCGGCGGCCGCCATCACCTTCGATACCACACCGCTGCGGCTGGTCCGACTCACAACCCTCACTGTCCTACTCGCTCCGGGTCGGGCGATACTCGGGCTGGGGACGCTCGCCGCCGCCATCGGGGTGGTCTGGCTGATACCACTGAGCCTGGTGATCGTCCCCAGCGTTACCGCTGCGCTGCTCCACCGCCTCTACCGAGGCGCGCTCAACCGGTTCCCGGCCGGCACACGCAGGCCGGAAACCGCCCCAACCCGGGCGACTGCATTAGCAACCCCAGCAACCGCGGTTCGCCCGTGA
- a CDS encoding carbohydrate ABC transporter permease: MVTATPPPTTSATGADSGTGGEAADAAARSRRAASARRRSNRAVLLFLAPWFIGLFGLTLGPIVASLYLSFTDFQLLRGIGEAEWVGLEHYQNLADDRHYRNAVRVTLIYVLVSVPLATLAALLVAVMLSGKRRGIGLYRSTYYLPSLLGGSVAVAVLWRQIFGSDGLVNQLLAASRLDQVLEWFGIPAGTVWISNPDYAIYTLIVLNIWQFGAPMVIFLAGIKQIPQDLLEAAEVDGAGRVARFWRVTVPLLSPLIFFNLVLGTINAFKAFTPAYIISGGTGGPSDGTLFYTLYLYRVGFEYFDMSRASAMAWVLLAAIALFTAGMFFTARYWVYYGDQVKVR; the protein is encoded by the coding sequence ATGGTGACCGCCACGCCGCCGCCGACGACCTCCGCCACCGGTGCCGACTCCGGCACCGGTGGCGAGGCCGCCGACGCGGCGGCCCGAAGCCGGCGTGCGGCCAGCGCCCGGCGCCGCAGCAACCGTGCGGTGCTGCTGTTCCTGGCGCCCTGGTTCATTGGCCTATTTGGACTGACGCTCGGTCCGATCGTCGCGTCGCTCTACCTGTCGTTCACCGATTTCCAGTTGCTGCGCGGGATCGGGGAGGCCGAGTGGGTGGGGCTGGAGCACTACCAGAACCTCGCCGACGATCGTCACTACCGCAACGCGGTCCGAGTCACGCTGATCTATGTGCTGGTCTCGGTGCCGCTGGCGACCCTGGCCGCCCTGCTGGTGGCGGTGATGCTGAGCGGTAAGCGGCGCGGCATCGGCCTCTACCGGTCGACCTACTATCTGCCCTCGCTGCTGGGCGGCAGCGTCGCGGTGGCCGTGTTGTGGCGGCAGATCTTCGGGTCGGACGGGCTGGTCAATCAGCTGCTGGCCGCCTCCCGGCTGGATCAGGTGCTGGAGTGGTTCGGCATCCCGGCCGGCACGGTCTGGATCTCCAATCCGGACTACGCCATCTACACCCTGATCGTGTTGAACATCTGGCAGTTCGGCGCCCCCATGGTGATCTTCCTCGCCGGCATCAAGCAGATCCCGCAGGATCTGTTGGAGGCCGCGGAGGTGGACGGCGCCGGCCGGGTCGCCCGATTCTGGCGGGTCACGGTGCCGCTGCTCTCGCCGCTGATCTTCTTCAACCTGGTGCTGGGGACGATCAACGCGTTCAAGGCGTTCACCCCGGCGTACATCATCAGCGGCGGGACCGGCGGGCCCTCCGACGGCACGCTCTTCTACACGCTGTATCTCTACCGGGTGGGCTTCGAATACTTCGACATGAGCCGGGCCTCGGCCATGGCCTGGGTGCTGCTGGCGGCGATCGCGCTGTTCACCGCCGGGATGTTCTTCACCGCCCGGTACTGGGTCTACTACGGGGATCAGGTGAAAGTCCGATGA
- a CDS encoding ABC transporter substrate-binding protein — MRRISRRRLLGGAVLLGAGATGLTSLTACGNGGGSGSGSGSNLRFAWWGNPDRDRRTQAAVDQFVARADRGVDTEPSNWDDYWSRLATQISGGNPPDLMQMDYQYIAEYAGRGALLELDDYVPDPLDLSAVPEEAVENGRIGGTLYGITMGYNTFAMMKNLQVIRDAGVDEPDHTLTWSEFAELCREIGNNTPSGVFGTQNAMGSKETLECWLHQRGKALFTADGQLGYDPADLEEWFEFWQELAETGGAVDMETTSEALPDLSDWEVPSGRGAFNFHWSNIYPAFVDVSADEIGIGMYPQGDGAGAQPGQYYKASMLLSIPSAADDPDAAAELLQALVLDAEIAAELGFERGVPSSEEVREVLRPDASDEELASLEYVEFVEDKVGEVPPPPPEAAGRLDDQLIFFAEEAGFGRMSIPDAVDAYFQEATNILG, encoded by the coding sequence ATGCGCAGAATCAGCCGACGCCGGCTTCTCGGCGGTGCAGTACTCCTCGGGGCCGGCGCCACCGGCCTCACCAGCCTCACCGCCTGCGGCAACGGCGGCGGCTCCGGCTCCGGTTCCGGCAGCAACCTTCGCTTCGCCTGGTGGGGTAACCCGGACCGGGACCGGCGTACCCAGGCCGCGGTCGACCAGTTCGTCGCCCGCGCCGACCGTGGTGTCGACACCGAGCCGAGCAACTGGGACGACTACTGGAGCCGGCTGGCCACCCAGATCTCCGGCGGCAACCCGCCCGACCTGATGCAGATGGATTACCAGTACATCGCCGAGTACGCCGGCCGGGGCGCCCTGTTGGAGCTCGACGACTACGTGCCCGACCCGCTCGACCTCTCCGCGGTGCCGGAGGAGGCGGTCGAGAATGGCCGGATCGGCGGCACCCTCTACGGCATCACCATGGGCTACAACACCTTCGCGATGATGAAGAACCTGCAGGTGATCCGGGACGCCGGGGTCGACGAGCCGGATCACACCCTCACCTGGAGCGAGTTCGCGGAGCTGTGCCGGGAGATCGGCAATAACACCCCCAGCGGCGTGTTCGGCACCCAGAACGCCATGGGGTCGAAGGAGACCCTGGAGTGCTGGCTGCACCAGCGCGGCAAGGCGTTGTTCACCGCCGACGGCCAGCTGGGCTACGACCCGGCGGACCTGGAGGAGTGGTTCGAGTTCTGGCAGGAGCTGGCGGAGACCGGGGGCGCGGTGGATATGGAGACCACCTCCGAGGCGCTGCCGGACCTCTCGGACTGGGAGGTGCCGTCGGGCCGGGGCGCGTTCAACTTCCACTGGTCCAACATCTACCCGGCCTTTGTCGACGTGAGCGCCGACGAGATCGGGATCGGGATGTACCCGCAGGGCGACGGCGCCGGAGCGCAGCCGGGGCAGTATTACAAGGCGTCGATGCTGCTGTCGATCCCCAGCGCGGCCGACGACCCGGACGCCGCCGCCGAGCTGTTGCAGGCGCTGGTGCTGGACGCCGAGATCGCCGCGGAGCTGGGCTTCGAACGGGGCGTCCCCTCCTCGGAGGAGGTCCGCGAGGTGCTTCGGCCGGACGCCAGCGACGAGGAGCTGGCTTCGCTGGAGTATGTCGAGTTCGTCGAGGACAAGGTCGGCGAGGTGCCGCCACCACCACCGGAGGCGGCCGGTCGCCTCGACGACCAGCTGATCTTCTTCGCGGAGGAGGCCGGCTTCGGGCGGATGTCGATCCCGGACGCGGTCGACGCCTACTTCCAGGAAGCCACAAACATCCTCGGCTGA
- a CDS encoding carbohydrate ABC transporter permease has product MSVPPVTTATVASTPRRPRGKVLPRLVVHTLLIAGALVMIYPLLWLVASSLRGPEEVFRETGLIPWNPRFENYLNGWTALTFDFSRFYINSLLISTLAVFGNLAACSMAAYAFARIRFRLRGMWFAIMLITLMLPIHVLIVPQYVIFHRLGWIDSILPLTVPHLLAVDAFFIFLMVQFIRGIPVELDDAARIDGCGHVQIFLRIILPLMKPALVTTAIFTFIWSWDNFFAQLIFLNSPRNYTVPLALQAFLDSTGRSNWPELLAMSTLALVPIFVIFLLLQRRLTEGIATTGLKA; this is encoded by the coding sequence ATGAGCGTACCTCCGGTGACGACCGCGACGGTGGCGTCGACGCCGCGCCGGCCGCGCGGCAAGGTGCTCCCCCGGCTGGTGGTCCACACGCTGTTGATCGCCGGCGCGCTGGTGATGATCTACCCGCTGTTGTGGCTGGTGGCCAGTTCGCTGCGGGGCCCGGAGGAGGTCTTCCGGGAGACCGGGCTGATCCCGTGGAATCCCCGGTTCGAGAATTATCTCAACGGGTGGACGGCGCTCACCTTCGACTTCAGCCGCTTCTACATCAACTCGCTGCTGATCTCGACGCTGGCGGTGTTCGGGAACCTGGCGGCCTGCTCGATGGCGGCGTACGCGTTCGCCCGGATCCGGTTCCGGCTCCGGGGGATGTGGTTCGCGATCATGCTAATAACGCTGATGCTGCCGATTCACGTCCTGATCGTGCCGCAGTACGTGATCTTCCACCGGCTGGGCTGGATCGACAGCATCCTGCCGCTGACGGTGCCACATCTGCTGGCGGTCGACGCCTTCTTCATCTTCCTGATGGTCCAGTTCATCCGGGGCATCCCGGTCGAGCTGGACGACGCGGCGCGCATCGACGGGTGCGGGCACGTGCAGATCTTCCTCCGGATCATCCTGCCGCTGATGAAGCCCGCGCTGGTCACCACGGCGATCTTCACGTTCATCTGGAGCTGGGACAACTTTTTCGCCCAGCTGATCTTCCTCAATTCGCCCCGCAACTACACCGTACCGTTGGCGTTGCAGGCCTTCCTGGACTCCACCGGGCGCTCGAACTGGCCGGAGCTGCTGGCGATGTCCACGCTGGCGCTGGTACCGATCTTCGTGATCTTCCTGCTGCTACAGCGCCGGCTCACCGAAGGGATCGCCACCACCGGCCTGAAGGCCTGA
- a CDS encoding LacI family DNA-binding transcriptional regulator: MATPMVSIREVASQAGVSVGTVSNVLNRPEIVAPSTRARVRQAITELGFVPNASARQLRRGRGRALGLVVLDVANPFFTDVARGVDEATSDAGMAVIFCNSNGSATREAAYLDLLEEQRVQGVLITPIDDANERFLELRDRGILVVLLDRMARRPDLCSVSVDDEHGGELAMRHLLEVGHRRIAFIGGPLRLQQVRDRYEGALRAIRAAGMADEELRVLETPATTVPAGRDAAGRLLGLPREQRATAVFCANDLLALGVLQGLTRQRVRVPSDIAIVGYDDIDFAAAAAVPISSVRQPRQRLGRVAAELLMDEANQPDTHQHRQVVFEPELVVRESSQPDPVEYPGG; this comes from the coding sequence GTGGCGACCCCGATGGTGAGTATTCGGGAGGTGGCGAGCCAGGCCGGAGTATCGGTCGGGACGGTCTCGAACGTGCTCAACCGACCGGAGATCGTGGCGCCCTCCACCCGGGCCCGGGTTCGGCAGGCCATCACCGAGCTCGGGTTCGTCCCGAACGCGTCGGCGCGGCAGCTGCGCCGGGGCCGCGGGCGGGCGCTGGGCCTGGTGGTGCTCGACGTCGCGAACCCGTTCTTCACCGACGTCGCCCGCGGTGTCGATGAAGCGACCAGCGACGCCGGCATGGCGGTCATCTTCTGCAACAGCAACGGCAGCGCCACCCGGGAGGCGGCCTATCTGGACCTGCTGGAGGAGCAGCGGGTGCAGGGGGTGCTGATCACCCCGATCGACGACGCCAACGAGCGGTTCCTGGAGCTGCGCGACCGCGGCATCCTGGTGGTGTTGCTGGACCGGATGGCCCGCCGACCCGACCTGTGCAGCGTGTCGGTCGACGACGAGCACGGTGGCGAGCTGGCGATGCGCCACCTGCTGGAGGTGGGGCACCGCCGGATCGCGTTCATCGGTGGTCCGCTGCGGCTGCAGCAGGTACGCGACCGTTATGAAGGGGCGTTGCGGGCGATCCGGGCCGCCGGGATGGCTGACGAAGAGCTGCGGGTGTTGGAGACTCCGGCGACCACCGTGCCGGCCGGCCGGGACGCCGCGGGCCGGCTGTTGGGCCTGCCCCGCGAGCAGCGCGCGACCGCGGTCTTCTGCGCCAACGATCTGCTCGCGCTCGGGGTGTTGCAGGGCCTGACCCGGCAACGGGTCCGGGTGCCGTCCGACATCGCGATCGTGGGCTACGACGACATCGACTTCGCGGCGGCTGCGGCGGTGCCGATCTCGTCGGTACGCCAGCCGCGCCAACGGCTCGGCCGGGTCGCGGCGGAGCTGTTGATGGACGAGGCGAATCAGCCCGACACCCACCAGCACCGACAGGTGGTGTTCGAGCCGGAGCTGGTGGTCCGCGAGTCCAGCCAGCCCGATCCGGTGGAGTACCCGGGCGGCTGA
- a CDS encoding L-rhamnose mutarotase, with protein MQRVCFRLRVKPERLAEYKRRHAAVWPEMLAALRDAGWHDYSLFLHDDGLLVGYFRTPDLTAALAAMEQTEVNQRWQAEMAPFFESLDGRRPDQGFEVLEEIFNLADQLTNEPERHQP; from the coding sequence ATGCAACGCGTCTGTTTCCGACTCCGGGTCAAGCCGGAGCGCCTCGCCGAGTACAAACGCCGCCACGCCGCCGTCTGGCCGGAGATGCTGGCCGCGCTGCGCGACGCCGGCTGGCACGACTACTCGCTCTTTCTCCACGACGACGGGTTGCTGGTGGGTTACTTCCGCACCCCCGACCTGACCGCGGCCCTGGCCGCGATGGAGCAGACCGAGGTCAACCAGCGTTGGCAGGCCGAGATGGCGCCGTTCTTCGAGTCTCTCGACGGCCGCCGGCCCGACCAGGGTTTCGAGGTGCTCGAAGAGATTTTCAACCTGGCAGACCAGCTCACCAACGAGCCAGAGAGGCACCAACCGTGA